A window from Triticum aestivum cultivar Chinese Spring chromosome 6D, IWGSC CS RefSeq v2.1, whole genome shotgun sequence encodes these proteins:
- the LOC123141732 gene encoding fasciclin-like arabinogalactan protein 1 — MSLTASSFAVLLLLVLSTWPTCHATHNITAILAARRDMSEFSRLLTTTGLADEINERNTITVLAVDDADMAPLRARHLPREALRHVLSLHILVDYYDHDKLHRLPGGSADVSTLFQASGDAPGSAGMVEISERRGGSVAFVPQDAGDDARPTSVLFVKPIHEEPYNISVLQVGAVMSSPAAEAPSSPETSTPTSRHNATDVVPKTKKGTGSADDTADAPSADDGDDERENHAKKNGAISAAPGRLSLALAFLLAIKIVVRV, encoded by the coding sequence ATGTCACTCACCGCGAGCTCATTCGCcgtactcctcctcctcgtcctctccacGTGGCCGACGTGCCACGCCACCCACAACATCACCGCCATCCTCGCGGCGCGCCGGGACATGTCCGAGTTCAGCCGCCTGCTCACGACGACGGGCCTTGCGGACGAAATCAACGAGCGCAACACCATCACAGTCCTCGCGGTCGACGACGCCGACATGGCTCCGCTCAGGGCGCGTCATCTCCCGCGGGAAGCGCTCCGACACGTGCTCTCCCTGCACATCCTCGTCGACTACTACGACCACGACAAGCTGCACCGCCTCCCCGGCGGCTCCGCCGACGTGTCCACCCTGTTCCAGGCCTCCGGCGACGCGCCTGGCAGCGCCGGCATGGTGGAGATCTCAGAGCGCCGGGGCGGGAGCGTGGCGTTCGTGCCCCAGGACGCCGGCGACGACGCGCGCCCCACCAGCGTGCTCTTCGTCAAGCCCATCCACGAGGAGCCGTACAACATCTCGGTGCTGCAGGTGGGCGCCGTCATGTCGTCCCCGGCCGCCGAGGCGCCCTCGTCGCCGGAGACTTCAACTCCAACCTCAAGGCACAACGCCACCGACGTCGTGCCCAAGACCAAGAAAGGGACCGGGTCAGCCGACGACACCGCCGACGCGCCTTCGGCGGACGACGGGGACGACGAACGAGAGAACCATGCGAAGAAGAACGGCGCGATCAGCGCGGCTCCCGGCCGGCTATCCTTGGCTCTGGCGTTCCTGCTGGCGATCAAGATCGTCGTGCGCGTCTGA